In Aedes albopictus strain Foshan chromosome 3, AalbF5, whole genome shotgun sequence, the following are encoded in one genomic region:
- the LOC134289628 gene encoding uncharacterized protein LOC134289628, producing the protein MPSRGCIKSGAKGDKGARKMSDEGGAVGGQSAGGGEIPNVVVVDETLEGHSCKTCKEADTKTMVQCDKCDGWFHFSCVGVSEDIADKSWSCTNCVTATWIQRTKAALDNGTKQGDDNLERKSTRSQPIGHIVTSTRTNLVIPPGNEVHKAASEDLVSSVRKPSSKVVTAQTKADQQKQLSNRDNREADLPVEDAAKALSEVSFSSSQKSAVSRARLQLMRLQEEREFQQQQEERRRIAEEKATQEHRKYLEEKYRLLEEALSERSSRRSENGSKSRSEASSRVIDWVQKTSQMQQIVPDVSGHSRDRPQPPVDTMEPTQTTGRFVQPRIRFEPNAHNGFASNTQTGQQFDLRSRMQPTHTAAATTAAVRQPSQSNHFRQGGMPPNLIGDPFTWSSRPPFNSTIFDGQVLAPPACSTGVHNQNPRSGLQGFHGLSQEESQDEFQLSRSQVAARQAVPRDLPTFSGNPEEWPIFLSMYNRTTTMCGFTEEENLVRLQKSLKGKAYEAVKSRLMFPGNVSGILSTLKMLFGQPEVIIQSLIEKVSSLPAIREDKLDALVDFAVHVQNFCATVDACGLQEYMYNVTLLHQLVSKLPSSLKLNWAQHRLTEPTANLATFSNWIYTLAEAASIVTFSPPVQYENPPRNEARGSKKGNAYLNAHSDASEESKNALSKEHTKSAPAKQICPICKDTCKSADKCKRFVELSRESRWAAIREFGLCRTCLRMHKGNCNAKPCGKNGCTYRHHELLHNDSKERPQNTATTATAGNESKPSATPCTNSSGCNTHQTATNSALFRYLPVVLYGKTTVVHTHAFLDEGSELTLLDQELADLLELDGAERPLCLRWTGGTERCEPDSRAYNLQIAGAKERSKRFDINDVRTVKELKLPSQTLDMSKLSQEYSHLRDLPIDSYRDVRPRILIGTKHAHLGLVLKSREGEFGQPIAVKSRLGWTICGGQVSDRGANLHHYSFHICPCNTEADKDLHQVMKDYFSLDSLGVTKPDKLLLSVEDERALTLLQSLTHRREDRYESGLLWRYDDTRLPDSRSMALQRFQCLKKRMDKEPELRTTMQGKIDEYLAKGYIRLLSDDEVNQKVLRRWYLPVFPVTNPNKPGKVRVVWDAAACAHGTSLNSALLKGPDLLCSLLTILLQFRERRIGLTGDIREMFHQVLIRAEDQFSQCFYWVNERGETEVYAMQVMTFGACCSPTTAQFVKNINADRFACDYPAAHRAITKSHYVDDMLVSVDSEEQAIQLAKDVRHVHQQGGFEIRNWISNSSVVLAALQGVDTDEKCLDLSSELATEKVLGMWWNTTDDVFTYKVGWNRYDPGLLGGERRPTKREVLRVLMTIFDPLGLISHFLSYLKILLQQIWRSGVQWDDEIDDDAYDKWLTWLKVLPRVEHVQIPRCYNSKYLTNEADEVQLHTMVDASENGTAAVCYLRFVYEGSAFCSIVAAKTRVAPLKFTSIPRLELEAALLGARLSHTVQKALSFKIHRKLYWSDSRDVLCWINSDHRRYSQYVGHRISEILETSEMNEWRWVPGKQNPADDATKWNTLPELTSKDRWFKGADFLWRPEEDWPKSTNRKDTTDNELRPSLLAHHASSEPVLRLDDFSSWERLRRAVAFVHRFVDNCRQRHRGMATATGPLATKELLTAEHSLIRLCQRESYPDEIATLQNPKRTTGVPKSSSLYQLTPWLDDNGIMRMRTRIGACHYATDDSKKPIILPQKHQTTRLIVAHYHRKYHHHNHETVINEIRQKFRIPRLRVCYQQVRKNCQQCKNQHAVPNPPFMADLPPARLAAFSRPFTHVGVDYFGPIEVSVGRRVEKRWVMLATCLTIRAIHLEVVHSLNTSSCVMALRNFIARRGTPQKVYSDRGTNFVGADRELRRLNKEIIQDDFMRELGSSGFEWIFNPPLAPHMGGSWERLIRTVKNNLMLVCSTKRPSDEILRNVLTEVENIVNSRPLSHVPIDDDSAPALTPNHFLLGSSGGLKPLSNLDDSGAALKQNWLTSQVLANQYWKRWVSDYLPEITRRSKWFQQVKPITVGDIVVIADPKMPRNYWPKGKIIGTRVSADGQVRSATVRTSSGVYDRPATKLAILDVRCGG; encoded by the coding sequence ATGCCGAGTCGCGGGTGTATCAAGTCGGGTGCGAAGGGCGATAAAGGCGCGCGAAAAATGTCAGATGAAGGTGGTGCGGTTGGTGGTCAAAGTGCTGGTGGTGGTGAGATTCCAAATGTGGTAGTTGTGGACGAAACGTTGGAAGGACATTCGTGTAAGACGTGCAAAGAAGCGGACACCAAGACGATGGTTCAGTGTGACAAATGCGATGGGTGGTTTCATTTTTCCTGTGTGGGTGTTTCTGAAGATATTGCCGACAAGAGCTGGAGCTGTACAAACTGCGTTACCGCGACATGGATCCAGCGAACTAAGGCAGCTTTAGACAACGGCACCAAACAGGGCGATGACAACTTGGAGCGCAAGTCAACCAGGAGCCAGCCGATTGGCCACATCGTTACTAGCACACGCACCaatctagtgattcctccaggaaatgaagTCCATAAAGCTGCTTCCGAGGATCTCGTCAGCAGCGTTCGAAAACCCTCTTCAAAAGTGGTGACCGCTCAAACGAAGGCCGACCAACAGAAGCAGTTGTCTAACAGAGATAATCGGGAAGCAGATCTTCCGGTCGAGGACGCAGCGAAAGCCTTATCAGAGGTTTCCTTTTCTTCGTCGCAGAAGTCAGCGGTTAGTCGTGCAAGGCTTCAGCTGATGCGGCTACAGGAGGAAAGGGAATTCCAGCAGCAGCAAGAAGAGCGCCGAAGAATCGCCGAAGAAAAAGCTACACAAGAACATCGAAAGTATCTGGAGGAGAAGTATCGGTTGCTCGAAGAGGCGTTGAGCGAGAGAAGTTCGAGGAGAAGTGAAAACGGATCGAAGAGCCGCAGTGAAGCTTCAAGCCGAGTGATCGACTGGGTACAGAAAACCAGTCAGATGCAGCAGATCGTACCAGATGTGAGTGGTCATAGTAGGGATAGACCACAACCCCCCGTTGACACCATGGAGCCAACGCAAACCACTGGGCGGTTCGTACAGCCACGAATTCGTTTCGAACCAAACGCCCATAATGGCTTCGCCAGTAATACACAAACTGGTCAACAATTCGACCTGCGTTCAAGGATGCAGCCGACTCACACAGCAGCAGCAACGACCGCAGCTGTGAGGCAGCCATCGCAGTCCAATCACTTCCGTCAGGGAGGAATGCCACCAAATCTTATCGGTGATCCGTTCACCTGGTCATCCAGACCCCCATTCAATTCCACTATATTTGATGGACAGGTCCTGGCTCCACCGGCCTGCTCTACCGGTGTCCACAATCAGAACCCTCGGAGTGGCCTCCAAGGCTTCCACGGACTGTCTCAGGAGGAGTCTCAGGATGAATTTCAGCTCTCTCGATCCCAAGTGGCAGCCAGACAAGCAGTACCGAGGGATTTGCCAACGTTTTCCGGTAACCCAGAAGAATGGCCGATATTTCTGTCGATGTACAACCGTACGACCACGATGTGCGGGTTCACCGAGGAGGAGAACCTAGTTCGACTGCAGAAGAGCCTGAAAGGCAAGGCCTATGAAGCGGTAAAAAGTCGTCTGATGTTCCCAGGAAACGTTTCAGGTATTCTGTCGACCCTGAAAATGCTGTTCGGGCAACCCGAAGTCATTATTCAGTCGCTAATTGAGAAAGTGAGCTCTCTACCGGCCATCAGGGAAGACAAGTTGGATGCGCTGGTTGACTTCGCCGTACATGTGCAGAACTTCTGTGCCACCGTAGACGCGTGTGGCCTGCAGGAGTATATGTACAACGTTACGTTGCTACATCAGTTAGTCAGCAAGCTTCCATCCTCGCTCAAACTTAATTGGGCCCAGCATCGTCTAACCGAACCCACGGCCAACCTGGCGACATTCAGCAATTGGATATACACCTTGGCAGAAGCGGCAAGCATCGTCACCTTCTCGCCACCGGTGCAGTATGAAAACCCTCCCCGAAATGAGGCTCGCGGTTCCAAAAAGGGAAATGCGTATCTCAACGCCCACTCTGACGCTTCTGAGGAGAGCAAGAATGCTTTGTCGAAGGAACATACTAAATCAGCGCCGGCAAAACAGATTTGTCCAATCTGTAAGGACACCTGCAAATCCGCCGACAAGTGTAAGCGCTTCGTCGAGTTATCCAGAGAATCACGTTGGGCTGCTATTAGGGAGTTTGGTCTGTGCAGAACCTGTCTGCGAATGCACAAGGGAAACTGCAACGCCAAACCGTGCGGTAAAAATGGGTGCACATATCGGCACCACGAGCTGCTGCATAACGATTCGAAGGAGAGGCCTCAGAATACCGCAACCACGGCTACAGCCGGAAACGAAAGCAAGCCATCAGCTACACCCTGCACAAATTCATCTGGATGCAATACTCATCAAACAGCCACCAACTCTGCGCTGTTTCGCTACCTCCCCGTCGTTCTGTACGGAAAAACGACTGTAGTTCACACGCACGCCTTCTTGGACGAGGGTTCCGAGCTTACCCTGCTTGATCAAGAGCTGGCTGATCTGCTAGAGCTGGATGGTGCCGAACGACCGCTATGCCTACGTTGGACGGGAGGAACGGAACGCTGTGAACCGGATTCCCGAGCATACAATCTTCAAATCGCTGGAGCTAAAGAGAGAAGTAAGCGGTTCGACATCAACGATGTACGAACGGTGAAAGAGCTTAAGCTACCATCGCAAACATTGGATATGAGCAAACTGTCCCAGGAGTATTCACATCTCCGAGATCTGCCGATCGACTCCTACCGAGATGTACGACCACGCATACTGATCGGAACTAAACACGCCCATCTTGGCCTCGTGTTGAAAAGTCGAGAGGGAGAATTCGGGCAGCCGATAGCAGTTAAGTCGCGGCTGGGCTGGACCATCTGTGGAGGACAAGTCAGTGATCGTGGAGCAAACCTTCACCACTACAGCTTCCACATCTGTCCGTGTAACACCGAAGCAGACAAGGACCTACACCAAGTAATGAAGGACTACTTTTCTCTCGACAGCCTAGGAGTCACCAAACCGGACAAGTTGCTGTTATCCGTCGAAGATGAACGGGCTCTCACGCTGTTACAGTCACTTACGCACCGCCGAGAGGATCGATACGAATCCGGCCTACTCTGGAGATATGACGATACCCGTCTACCGGATAGTCGATCCATGGCGCTGCAACGGTTCCAATGCCTGAAGAAGAGGATGGATAAAGAGCCAGAGCTGCGAACAACCATGCAGGGAAAAATCGACGAGTACCTGGCAAAAGGCTACATCAGGCTGCTCAGTGATGATGAAGTTAACCAGAAAGTACTGCGCCGGTGGTATCTACCGGTTTTCCCCGTAACCAATCCGAACAAACCCGGCAAAGTACGGGTAGTGTGGGACGCAGCGGCATGCGCCCACGGCACTTCGCTCAACTCGGCTCTTCTCAAAGGACCAGACCTACTTTGCTCCCTCCTCACAATTCTGCTCCAGTTTCGAGAACGTCGCATCGGACTCACCGGCGATATacgtgaaatgtttcaccaggtGTTGATCCGTGCCGAAGACCAATTTAGCCAGTGCTTCTACTGGGTGAACGAACGTGGAGAAACCGAGGTGTATGCCATGCAGGTTATGACCTTCGGAGCATGCTGCTCCCCAACAACTGCACAGTTCGTGAAGAACATAAATGCCGACCGTTTCGCATGCGATTATCCAGCAGCACATCGAGCCATCACGAAGTCCCACTATGTCGACGATATGCTGGTCAGCGTGGACTCTGAAGAGCAGGCCATCCAGCTGGCTAAGGATGTTAGACACGTCCACCAACAAGGCGGGTTCGAGATTCGGAACTGGATCAGTAACTCAAGTGTGGTACTGGCGGCGCTGCAAGGAGTGGATACCGATGAGAAATGTCTCGACCTGTCTTCCGAATTGGCCACAGAGAAGGTTTTAGGCATGTGGTGGAACACGACCGACGACGTCTTCACCTACAAAGTGGGATGGAACCGATACGATCCGGGTTTGCTAGGAGGTGAACGCAGGCCAACGAAACGGGAAGTTCTTCGCGTTTTGATGACCATCTTCGACCCGCTTGGTCTAATTTCCCACTTCCTGTCGTACCTAAAGATTCTGCTACAGCAAATCTGGCGATCCGGCGTACAGTGGGATGACGAAATCGATGATGACGCCTATGACAAATGGCTTACTTGGTTGAAGGTGTTGCCACGCGTCGAACATGTGCAGATTCCTCGGTGCTACAACTCCAAATACCTTACGAACGAAGCCGATGAAGTTCAGCTGCATACAATGGTGGATGCTAGCGAGAACGGTACGGCCGCCGTTTGTTACCTTCGTTTTGTCTACGAAGGATCCGCTTTCTGCTCCATAGTCGCAGCCAAAACTCGAGTTGCTCCGCTCAAGTTTACGTCGATACCACGACTGGAACTCGAAGCCGCTTTACTTGGCGCCCGACTGTCGCATACCGTCCAAAAGGCGCTAAGCTTCAAGATCCATCGGAAGCTGTACTGGTCAGATTCCAGAGATGTTCTCTGCTGGATCAACTCGGACCACCGGCGTTACAGTCAGTATGTAGGCCATAGGATTAGTGAAATACTGGAAACATCCGAAATGAACGAATGGCGATGGGTTCCGGGCAAGCAAAATCCTGCCGACGATGCCACCAAGTGGAATACTCTACCAGAACTGACATCTAAAGATAGGTGGTTCAAAGGTGCAGATTTTCTCTGGCGCCCTGAAGAGGACTGGCCGAAGTCGACTAACCGCAAGGATACGACCGATAACGAATTACGTCCGTCGCTTCTAGCACACCATGCTTCTTCGGAGCCAGTACTCCGACTCGACGATTTCTCGTCATGGGAGAGACTACGCAGAGCAGTCGCATTCGTTCACCGATTTGTCGATAACTGTCGCCAAAGACATCGAGGAATGGCGACGGCTACAGGCCCCCTAGCGACGAAGGAGCTGCTGACAGCTGAGCATTCCCTGATTCGACTTTGTCAACGGGAATCCTACCCTGACGAGATAGCGACGCTGCAAAATCCAAAGAGAACTACGGGTGTACCGAAATCCAGCTCCCTATACCAGCTGACACCCTGGCTGGACGATAACGGCATTATGCGCATGCGAACCCGTATAGGTGCATGTCACTACGCCACAGATGATTCCAAGAAACCAATCATCCTTCCACAAAAACACCAAACCACCCGTCTGATCGTTGCACATTACCACCGCAAATATCATCACCACAACCACGAAACGGTGATAAATGAAATTCGACAAAAATTTCGCATTCCCCGCTTGCGTGTGTGCTACCAACAAGTGCGCAAGAACTGCCAGCAATGCAAGAACCAGCACGCAGTTCCAAATCCACCGTTCATGGCCGATCTTCCACCCGCTCGCCTTGCAGCGTTTTCACGACCGTTCACGCACGTCGGAGTCGACTACTTCGGTCCGATAGAGGTCAGCGTCGGCAGAAGAGTAGAAAAGCGGTGGGTCATGCTCGCCACCTGTTTGACCATCCGAGCGATCCACTTGGAGGTCGTGcactccctcaatacgagttcCTGCGTCATGGCCCTTCGCAACTTCATAGCACGTCGTGGCACCCCTCAGAAAGTCTACAGTGATCGTGGAACGAACTTTGTGGGCGCGGATCGCGAGTTACGGCGACTAAACAAAGAGATTATCCAGGACGATTTCATGAGAGAACTAGGGAGTTCTGGATTCGAGTGGATCTTCAACCCGCCTCTTGCCCCACACATGGGTGGAAGTTGGGAGCGGCTGATTCGTACCGTGAAGAACAACCTGATGCTGGTGTGCTCGACGAAAAGACCCTCCGACGAAATTCTCCGAAATGTGCTGACCGAAGTTGAGAATATTGTAAACTCAAGACCTTTATCCCATGTTCCGATAGATGACGATTCGGCTCCAGCACTAACACCGAACCATTTTTTGCTTGGCTCGTCCGGTGGGTTGAAGCCGTTGAGCAACCTCGACGACAGCGGTGCAGCCTTAAAGCAGAACTGGCTAACGTCCCAAGTTTTAGCAAATCAGTACTGGAAACGTTGGGTATCGGACTACCTTCCAGAGATCACCCGCAGGTCCAAGTGGTTTCAACAGGTGAAACCAATTACTGTCGGTGATATAGTCGTCATTGCTGATCCAAAGATGCCCCGTAACTATTGGCCGAAGGGAAAAATCATCGGCACAAGAGTCAGCGCAGATGGCCAGGTCCGATCGGCGACTGTCAGAACATCTAGTGGTGTCTACGATCGCCCGGCGACGAAGTTGGCGATTCTGGACGTTCGGTGCGGCGGATAG